The following coding sequences lie in one Mustelus asterias chromosome 8, sMusAst1.hap1.1, whole genome shotgun sequence genomic window:
- the hsd17b7 gene encoding 3-keto-steroid reductase/17-beta-hydroxysteroid dehydrogenase 7 isoform X3 produces the protein MAAQAAVSSATGARRVVLVTGANSGIGLALCERILSEDNQIHLCMACRNMKKAEAAKSELHLSHPGADISLLKIDVGNINSVIKAAKEIRQRYQHVDYLYLNAGIMPNPHFSLKAFLSSLMSRKVFIMFQTGQGLLTQEDWLTDDGLQQVFMTNVFGHFLLIRELEPVLGQGGCTSQVVWTSSSNARKSAFSLTDYQHSQGQESYSSSKYATDLLNVGLNKHYNSKIRVFINSFTLSPYNGTEALVWLFMQKPESLDAMVKYHSCTSAFGNNYVASCKMDIDVETAEIFYQELVKLEGKMKEKSGITGDHS, from the exons ATGGCGGCGCAGGCGGCCGTTTCCTCAGCAACGGGCGCGCGCAGGGTGGTCCTGGTGACGGGAGCCAACAG TGGCATTGGCCTGGCTCTTTGTGAACGCATTCTTTCTGAAGATAACCAGATACACTTGTGTATGGCATGTCGCAACATGAAGAAAGCTGAAGCTGCTAAGTCCGAACTTCACCTGTCCCATCCTGGAGCTGATATCAGCCTTTTGAAAATAGATGTTGGGAATATTAACTCAGTGATCAAAGCAGCAAAAGAAATAAGGCAAAG GTATCAGCATGTAGATTACCTCTATCTAAATGCTGGAATTATGCCAAATCCCCATTTCAGTTTGAAAGCCTTTCTAAGTAGTCTGATGTCCAG AAAAGTTTTCATCATGTTTCAAACGGGGCAGGGATTGCTCACCCAGGAAGATTGGCTTACAGATGACGGACTACAGCAGGTCTTCATGACTAATGTCTTTGGACATTTCTTACTG ATACGAGAACTGGAACCTGTACTCGGTCAAGGTGGTTGTACATCACAGGTAGTTTGGACATCTTCTAGTAATGCAAGAAAATCTGCCTTCAGTCTAACTGACTACCAGCATAGCCAAGGCCAGGAATCCTACAGTTCTTCCAAATATGCTACTGACCTACTGAATGTTGGCTTGAACAAGCACTATAATAGCAAG ATTCGTGTATTCATAAACTCATTTACTCTGAGCCCTTACAATGGAACAGAAGCATTG GTTTGGTTGTTCATGCAGAAGCCAGAGTCATTGGACGCAATGGTGAAATACCACAGCTGTACATCTGCATTTGGAAATAATTACGTAGCCTCGTGCAAG ATGGATATCGATGTTGAAACAGCTGAAATATTTTATCAAGAGTTGGTAAAGCTTGAAGGCAAGATGAAAGAAAAGAGTGGCATTACTGGGGACCATAGCTAA
- the hsd17b7 gene encoding 3-keto-steroid reductase/17-beta-hydroxysteroid dehydrogenase 7 isoform X1, whose translation MAAQAAVSSATGARRVVLVTGANSGIGLALCERILSEDNQIHLCMACRNMKKAEAAKSELHLSHPGADISLLKIDVGNINSVIKAAKEIRQRYQHVDYLYLNAGIMPNPHFSLKAFLSSLMSRKVFIMFQTGQGLLTQEDWLTDDGLQQVFMTNVFGHFLLIRELEPVLGQGGCTSQVVWTSSSNARKSAFSLTDYQHSQGQESYSSSKYATDLLNVGLNKHYNSKGLFSSVVCPGLVLTNLTYGIFPPFFWTLITPIMWLIRVFINSFTLSPYNGTEALVWLFMQKPESLDAMVKYHSCTSAFGNNYVASCKMDIDVETAEIFYQELVKLEGKMKEKSGITGDHS comes from the exons ATGGCGGCGCAGGCGGCCGTTTCCTCAGCAACGGGCGCGCGCAGGGTGGTCCTGGTGACGGGAGCCAACAG TGGCATTGGCCTGGCTCTTTGTGAACGCATTCTTTCTGAAGATAACCAGATACACTTGTGTATGGCATGTCGCAACATGAAGAAAGCTGAAGCTGCTAAGTCCGAACTTCACCTGTCCCATCCTGGAGCTGATATCAGCCTTTTGAAAATAGATGTTGGGAATATTAACTCAGTGATCAAAGCAGCAAAAGAAATAAGGCAAAG GTATCAGCATGTAGATTACCTCTATCTAAATGCTGGAATTATGCCAAATCCCCATTTCAGTTTGAAAGCCTTTCTAAGTAGTCTGATGTCCAG AAAAGTTTTCATCATGTTTCAAACGGGGCAGGGATTGCTCACCCAGGAAGATTGGCTTACAGATGACGGACTACAGCAGGTCTTCATGACTAATGTCTTTGGACATTTCTTACTG ATACGAGAACTGGAACCTGTACTCGGTCAAGGTGGTTGTACATCACAGGTAGTTTGGACATCTTCTAGTAATGCAAGAAAATCTGCCTTCAGTCTAACTGACTACCAGCATAGCCAAGGCCAGGAATCCTACAGTTCTTCCAAATATGCTACTGACCTACTGAATGTTGGCTTGAACAAGCACTATAATAGCAAG GGCCTGTTTTCTAGTGTGGTGTGTCCGGGTCTTGTTTTGACTAACTTGACCTATGGTATATTTCCTCCTTTCTTCTGGACATTAATTACCCCCATTATGTGGCTG ATTCGTGTATTCATAAACTCATTTACTCTGAGCCCTTACAATGGAACAGAAGCATTG GTTTGGTTGTTCATGCAGAAGCCAGAGTCATTGGACGCAATGGTGAAATACCACAGCTGTACATCTGCATTTGGAAATAATTACGTAGCCTCGTGCAAG ATGGATATCGATGTTGAAACAGCTGAAATATTTTATCAAGAGTTGGTAAAGCTTGAAGGCAAGATGAAAGAAAAGAGTGGCATTACTGGGGACCATAGCTAA
- the hsd17b7 gene encoding 3-keto-steroid reductase/17-beta-hydroxysteroid dehydrogenase 7 isoform X2 has product MAAQAAVSSATGARRVVLVTGANSGIGLALCERILSEDNQIHLCMACRNMKKAEAAKSELHLSHPGADISLLKIDVGNINSVIKAAKEIRQRKVFIMFQTGQGLLTQEDWLTDDGLQQVFMTNVFGHFLLIRELEPVLGQGGCTSQVVWTSSSNARKSAFSLTDYQHSQGQESYSSSKYATDLLNVGLNKHYNSKGLFSSVVCPGLVLTNLTYGIFPPFFWTLITPIMWLIRVFINSFTLSPYNGTEALVWLFMQKPESLDAMVKYHSCTSAFGNNYVASCKMDIDVETAEIFYQELVKLEGKMKEKSGITGDHS; this is encoded by the exons ATGGCGGCGCAGGCGGCCGTTTCCTCAGCAACGGGCGCGCGCAGGGTGGTCCTGGTGACGGGAGCCAACAG TGGCATTGGCCTGGCTCTTTGTGAACGCATTCTTTCTGAAGATAACCAGATACACTTGTGTATGGCATGTCGCAACATGAAGAAAGCTGAAGCTGCTAAGTCCGAACTTCACCTGTCCCATCCTGGAGCTGATATCAGCCTTTTGAAAATAGATGTTGGGAATATTAACTCAGTGATCAAAGCAGCAAAAGAAATAAGGCAAAG AAAAGTTTTCATCATGTTTCAAACGGGGCAGGGATTGCTCACCCAGGAAGATTGGCTTACAGATGACGGACTACAGCAGGTCTTCATGACTAATGTCTTTGGACATTTCTTACTG ATACGAGAACTGGAACCTGTACTCGGTCAAGGTGGTTGTACATCACAGGTAGTTTGGACATCTTCTAGTAATGCAAGAAAATCTGCCTTCAGTCTAACTGACTACCAGCATAGCCAAGGCCAGGAATCCTACAGTTCTTCCAAATATGCTACTGACCTACTGAATGTTGGCTTGAACAAGCACTATAATAGCAAG GGCCTGTTTTCTAGTGTGGTGTGTCCGGGTCTTGTTTTGACTAACTTGACCTATGGTATATTTCCTCCTTTCTTCTGGACATTAATTACCCCCATTATGTGGCTG ATTCGTGTATTCATAAACTCATTTACTCTGAGCCCTTACAATGGAACAGAAGCATTG GTTTGGTTGTTCATGCAGAAGCCAGAGTCATTGGACGCAATGGTGAAATACCACAGCTGTACATCTGCATTTGGAAATAATTACGTAGCCTCGTGCAAG ATGGATATCGATGTTGAAACAGCTGAAATATTTTATCAAGAGTTGGTAAAGCTTGAAGGCAAGATGAAAGAAAAGAGTGGCATTACTGGGGACCATAGCTAA